The window CCGCCCGGCTCGGCGTGCCGACCTTCAGCCCGGCTTCCCGAAGCATGGCCCGAACGACGTTCTCGATCGACCGCATCTCGTTCAGCACCGTGCGGCGTGCGACCAGCAGCGAGCGCCACAGCCGGCACTGCTGCGACTTGACGTGCACCTGCCGGAACCAGCCGGTGCGCATGATCTGCGCCAGGGCACGCGCGTCGTTGCGGTCGGTCTTGTTGGGCATGGTCTTCATGGCGGCGTTGGCCTGCCGTGTCTCGATGCAGACCGCCGCCAGCCCCGCCGCGCGCAGGCCCTCGTGCAGCCAAGCCGTCAACGAGCAGGCTTCGAGGCCGATCCGCTCGATCGGCAGCTTCAAGCCCTGCAGGGCCGCAACCAGCGGCCCTGGCGCGCTCGCGGCGCGCAGCTCCTTCACGATCCGACCCGCGTCATCGACCACGCAGATCGCGGTCTCTTCCAGGGACACGTCCAGTCCGGCATAGTACGTCATGGTTGCTCCTGTCGCGATGCTTGTGGCCGCTCGACACGGACCACGTTGAACCATCCGGGCAGGAGCAGCCACCGTTGGGCCTGGGCTGGAGCCCCAATCACCCCATCTGACCCAAAAGGATGGATGACGTCGTCCTGGTTGTGTGATTCAGAGCCGGCGAGCGAGCGGGCAGGATCACCATGTGGACCGACGAGCAACGAAAAACCTACAGGCGCCTGGGTGGCGGCTTTCCGAGCGATGTCACGGATGCGGAGTGGGCCGTGCTGGGGCCGCTGATCCCGGATGCCACTCCGGGTGGCAGGCCCGCAAGACCGACATGCGGTCGGCGATGAACGCGCTCCTGTTTCTGCTGCGAACCGGCTGCCCGTGGCGCTATCTGCCGCGGGATGGCTTTCCTCCGCGTTCGACGGTGTACAACATCTTCCGCAAGTTTCAGGCTGACGGCACGTGGCATGCGATCTGGGACCAGCTTTACCCGATGCTGCGGGAGCGCGAGGACCGTGAAGGTTCCCCTTCCGCCGGCATCATCGACAGCCAGACGATCAAGTCGGCCGAAAAAGGGGCTGTAAAGCCGAGAAACAGACCGCCGACGCAGCCGACGCGGTGGGTTACGAGCCTGGAAAGAAGGTGAAAGGTCGCAAGATCCACGCGCTCGTCGACACACTGGGTTTGCCGATCCGCCTCGTCGTCCACTCGGCAGGCGTTCAGGACCGCGACGGCGCGGCGCTTCTGTTCGACAAGATCAAGCTCCGGTTTCCGTGGCTGGAATGTGTATTCGCCGACGCGGGCTATAATGCGCAACAGACCTATGAGGCGGCAGCGAGCAATGGGCTGCGGCTGGAGGTGGTCCGCCGCAATCCCAAGGCGGTCGGCTTCGAGGTGATCAAGCGCCGGTGGGTTGTGGAGCGGACCTTCTCCTGGCTCGGGCGGAACCGGCGCCTGGCCAAGGATTTCGAAAACCTCGCCTCGACCCTGCTCGCCTTCGTCACCCTCGCTGCCATCCAGTTCGGCATCCGGCGACTCGCGCGATCGTAGGCTTTTGGGTCAGGCTCTGAGGCGCGATCCGGTCCACCATGGAGTTCGGGAAGTCCACCTCCGCGTCGATCCAGTCCGCGAGGCCGGGGTCCCGCGCGCGGGCGAAGGCCGTGAAGGCCTTTCGGGCCGTGTCGCCGTTGCCGCGGAGGTTGTCGCAGGAGCAGACCGTGAATCCTCCCAGGCCCGCCGCCCTGCGGCGCGCCAGAGCCTCCACCACGATTCCGAAGCAGGACTTCGGCGGGCCGCCGGCCAGATCGCGCGCGACGTCGGGGTCGTCCAGGGAGAAGGCACCCGTCGCCTCGTCGATGTTGTACCCGCCCTCCGTGATGGTCAGGCTCACGATCCTGGTGTCGCGATGGGCCAGGCGGGCCAGGACCGCTTCGGGATCTGCGGGCGCATGCAGGTAGTCGATCATGGCGCCGATGACCCTCGTCCGGCCTTCGCCGTCCGGGGTGAACTCGGTGACCGTGTAGAGACCGTCCTGTCGCCGGAAGGCCGCGGCCTTGGCGCGGGCCGCGGGCCCGTCCAGCAATCCCACCCCGACGATGCCCCAGGCTTCCTGGTCGGGCGACGCCAGGCAGTCGTCGACGTAGAGCGCCAAGTGGGTCCGATGGAAGTTGCCGACCCCGATGTGGACGATGCCGGCCCGCAGGGCCGAACGATCGTAGCGCGGCACGGCGACGTGCTCGGGGAGACTGTCCAGCGTCCGGCCGCTGAGCGTGCGCATCGGGATTCCTTCCTGTGGTTCGAACATCGAGCCCGTTTCCGGGGCGGCTCTCCCCTCCATCGACCGGCCTCGCCACGGCGATGCCGTCCGCGTGCAGCGGGCCGGCGCGTTCCCCGAGTCGGCCGCGGGAGAGCGCCCCGCTCCCTCCGCGGCCGCATGCTCGCCCTCATCCCCGCGCCGAGCCGAGTTTCACGCCCGGGACTTCAGGTGCCGGTCACTTGTAGTAGCCCGCCTTCTCCATGTCCCGCTGCGTAGACTGCTGGGCCTGCGCGAGCGCGTCATCGACGGAGGTCTGCCCGGCGATCGCCGACGCGAAGATCTGGCCGACGTTCGTGCCGATGGCCTGATATTGAGGGATGATGACGTACTGCCAGAACTGGTAGGGCGTCTTGGGCTTCCCTATGCTCGCAGAGTTCATCGCGTCGAGCGTCATCCTCGCGAACGGCGCCGCGGCCAGGTACTTGGGGTTCTGGTGGAGCGACGTGCGGGTGCCCGGAGGCACGTTGGCCCAGCCGTCCTGCGACGCCACGAGGTCCGTGTAGGACTTCGACGTCGCCCAGGAGATGAACTTCTCCGCCGCGTCGACCTTCTTGGACGAGGACGGAACAGCCAGGTTCCAGGCCCAGAGCCAGTTCCCGTGGTCGGTCCCGTCGGGGCCGGTCGGGGCGACGGCGAAGCCCACCTTGTCGGCGACCTTGGACTGTTTGGGGTCCGAAAGGAACGAGGCCGCGACGGAGGCGTCGACCCAGGTGGCGCAGTGACCCTGCTGGAACAGGGCGAGGTTCTCGTTGAAGCCGTTGGACGTCGCGCCCGCCGGACCCGCGTCCTTCATCAGGTCGGCGTAGAACGTCACCGTCTGCTTCCAGGCGGGCTTGTCGAACTGTGGCTTCCACTGGTCGTCGAACCAGCGCGCCCCGAACGAGTTCGCGAGCGACGTCACCGAGGCCATGTTCTCGCCCCAGCCGGGCTTGCCCCTCATGCAGGCCCCGTACACGTCCGCCCCTCGATCGGTCAGCTTCCGGGCCGCGTCCGCGATGAACTCCCACGTCGGGGAGGCCGGCATCGCGATGCCGGCCTTCTCGAACAGGTCCTTGCGATACATCAGGAGGGAGCTCTCGCCGTAGAAGGGCGCGGCATAGAGCTTGCCGTCGTGGGAGACGGCCTCGCGGATCGCCGGGAGCAGGTCGCCGGCATCGTAGTCGGCGCCCAGCTTGTCCAGGGGAAGGATCCAGCCGAGCTTCGCCCAGATCGGCGCCTCGTAGGTCCCGATGGTCATGATGTCGAACTGGCCGCCCTTGGTGGCGATGTCCGTGGTCAGGCGCTGGCGGAGCACGTTCTCCTCCAACGTGACCCATCTCAGCTGGATGTCGGGGTTCTTGGCCGTGAAGTCGCTCGACAGCCGCTGCATGCGGATCATGTCGCCGTTGTTGACCGTGGCGATGGTCAGCGTTTCCGCGCCCCCAGGCCCGGTCATGGCGACGAACAGCAGAGCCGCCGCGACCGTGGATGACAGAGCATTCATGCGTTCTCTCCTTCTCGGTTCCTCGGGTCGTCGGAAGTGGTTGGCCCACCTCGCCGCTCTTAGAGCCTGTTTGACCTTTCTTTGATCGGTTTGCGTTGTCGTTTCTGGTGGAGGCGACGATGTGGACTGCCGAGGCTCGGGATCGCTACAAGGATGACGGTCGGCGCTATCCGAGCGATCTGACAGACAGCGAGTGGGCAACACTTGCGCCGATGATGGGCGTGTACAGGACGCTGACCGCTGACCTGCGCGAGATCGTCAACGCCTGCTTGTATCTGGAGAAGGCCGGCTGTCCATGGCGTTTTCTGCCCAGGGAGTTCGGTCCGTGGCAGACCGTGCGCTCCTGGCACGACCGCTTCCGCGCCGACGGCGTGTGGGCCGACATCGCGGCCGTGCTGACGCGCGCCGAGCGGGCTCGCCGCGGACGCGACCCCGAACCCGCGACGGCGATCATGGACTCGCAAAGCGTCGCGTCAGGGCCGCAGGCGGGAGAGCGCGGCGTGGACGGCAACAAAAAGGTGAAGGGCATCAAGCGTCACGTGCTGACCTGCTCGCTCGGCTTCGTGCTCGCCACGTCGGTGACGGCCGCCAACGTGCACGACACGGCCGCCGCGGCAGAGTTGCTGGACCGCGCCGCTGCCGAGGGCTGGACGCCTCGACGCGTCAAGGTCGACGGCATCTACAGCGGTGCCCGCATGGCGCAGGCCGCCGCACCTCACGGCATCGAGGTTCAGGTCTCTACGCGCGAGCGGGACGTGAAAGGCTTCAAACCCTTGCCCGTGCGATGGCGCATCGAGGGCACCTTCGGCACCCTGACCAACCGCTATCATCGCCTCACGCGCAACCTGGAACAGAGCACCACGGCAGCCGAAGATGCCGTCAGCATCGCCAACTGCCACCGCCTGATCCGAGCCTATAACAGCTAAGACAGGTCAAACAGATGGGGTGATTGGGGCTCCAGCCCAGGCCCAACGGTGGCTGCTCCTGCCCGGATGGTTCAACGTGGTCCGTGTCGAGCGGCCACAAGCATCGCGACAGGAGCAACCATGACGTACTATGCCGGACTGGACGTGTCCCTGGAAGAGACCGCGATCTGCGTGGTCGATGACGCGGGTCGGATCGTGAAGGAGCTGCGCGCCGCGAGCGCGCCAGGGCCGCTGGTTGCGGCCCTGCAGGGCTTGAAGCTGCCGATCGAGCGGATCGGCCTCGAAGCCTGCTCGTTGACGGCTTGGCTGCACGAGGGCCTGCGCGCGGCGGGGCTGGCGGCGGTCTGCATCGAGACACGGCAGGCCAACGCCGCCATGAAGACCATGCCCAACAAGACCGACCGCAACGACGCGCGTGCCCTGGCGCAGATCATGCGCACCGGCTGGTTCCGGCAGGTGCACGTCAAGTCGCAGCAGTGCCGGCTGTGGCGCTCGCTGCTGGTCGCACGCCGCACGGTGCTGAACGAGATGCGGTCGATCGAGAACGTCGTTCGGGCCATGCTTCGGGAAGCCGGGCTGAAGGTCGGCACGCCGAGCCGGGCGGCCTTCGACAAGCGTGTGCGCGAACTCTGCTCGGACGACACAGCGTTGCTGGCGATGGTGGAGCCGTTGCTCACTGTACTGTCGACGATGATCCAGCAGCTCGCCCGATTGACAAAACAGGTGCTGAAGATCGTGCGCGAGGAAAAGATCTGTCGGCGGCTGATGAGCGCACCCGGCGTCGGCCCGATCACCGCCCTGGCGTTTCGCGCCACGATCGACCGACCCGATCGGTTCGGCCATTCGCGCGACGTCGGTGCCCATCTCGGCCTGACGCCCTCGCGCTACCAGTCGGGCGAGACCGACATTCAGGGCAAGATCAGCCGATGCGGCGACGAACTGGCGCGAACGGCCCTGTACGAGGCCGCTAACGCGTTGCTCGTGCGCAGCCAGAAATGGTCCAGCCTGCGGGCCTGGGGCATGACGATCGCCAAGCATCGCGGCATGGCGCGGGCGCGCGTTGCCGTAGCCCGAAAGCTGGCCGTGGTCCTGCACCGGATGTGGAGCGACGGTACCGACTTTCGGTTCGGCACCGGGCCGACCACCGCGCCCGCCACCGTAGTTGCCTGACGCTCGGAGGACACCGCGAGCCGCCACCCGCACGAGCTTCACCTGAAAGGGTGATGTGGACCGTTCCCGTGGGGACGATCGGTAAGGCCACCTCGTTGAGAGTCTTGAGCCCGCGGCGACGTCGCGAGGTCGTGAAACAGATCGAGGGACCGAGCCGGACTGACCCCATCATGCGGCGGCGAAACGCCGACCGCGAAGAGAAGCGTGTGACCCGCGGGAACGGGACAAAAAACCTGACAGGAGCGCTTGACCTCCAGAGCCCCAATCAGAGAAGGCTCTTAGCACTACTTTGGCACGTTCAACTCGATGATGCGCGGTTGAGGAGCCGATCGCAATGCGGGCATCGCGTGAGGTGCCGGCCCAGGCTGTCCAGCATGGCCCGGCGTACGGCCGGAAGGGTCGGCTGAGGCGGTGGCAGGCCCGCCTTCAGCTTTTTTTCCCCGCCCCGCTCGGGCGAGCCGTCGGTGCTGCAGGAACGCGTAGGCCAGCATGGTCATCAGCGCGTGTCGGTGCAGCCCCGTCCAGGACCGGCCTTCAAAATGGTCGAGGCCCAATTCCTCCTTCACCTGCTGGTGCGCCTGTTCGCACACCCAGCGCGCCTTGATGGCACTCGCCAGGCGACGCAGGCTGGCCTTCGGCGGCAGGTTCGACAGGTAGAACTTCCGCTCGCCCGAGGCGCGATGCTCGCCTACCAACCACACCTCCTCGTCGCCGGGCAGGTGCTGGTTCGCCTTGCCGCCGATGCGCCGCGTGGGGCCGTCCGCGACGCGCACCCGCGCGGCGGCAAAGCGCGCCTTCAGCCGTCCCTTGGTGCCCGAGCGCCATGTCACCGAACACCACCTGGCCCGCCCCAGCACGGCTTCGGCCGGTTCCGACGCCGTGTCGGGGAGCAGGAAGTCAGACGGGCGCCCCGGCTTCGGCTCGGCCGGCAGCAGTTTCACGTCGGCCGGATAGACTTTGACGTTGGACGGCACGCCGACTGCCCAGGCGAGCCCTCGCGCGCTCAGTCCCGCCCGGAACGTCGCGCTGCAGCCGTAGCCCGCGTCGGCCAGCACAAGGCCGAAGCGCACCCCTGCGGCCCTGACGCGGTCCACCTCGCCCAGCGCGATCTCAGGCTTGGTGCGCGGCGCCCGCGCCGCCTCGGGCACGCCCGCCCGGGCCATGCGGGTCGCGTCGTCGGTCCATGTCGTGGGCAGAAACAGCCGCAGCCCGAGCAGCACCGGCACCTCGCGCCGCGCCAAGGTGAGCGACACCATCGCTTGGCAGTTGCCGGTTTTGCCCTGCGTCGACAGGTACTGCGGCGCTACACCGACCGAGTGCCGTCCCTTCTTGGGCAGCGACGTATCGTCGATCACCAGCACGGCGTCGCGCCCGCCCACCATGCGGTCCGCCTCGGCCAGAAGCGTGCGGGCGAGCGGAGCATCGTCCCAGCGCCCGACCGAGATGAAGTGCTGCAGCCGGTCGTAGCTGAGCCCGTCCTGGCGCGCCGCCATAGGCTGCATGCTTTTGCGCTCGCCCAGCCCGATCAGCCCGGCGATGTAATGCGGGCACATTGTCCGCCGCGCCGCGTGGTTCAGTTCCGCCAGGAACGGCTCCAGCCAGCAATCCAGATCCGCCCGCCAGTTTCCTCCATCGCCCATGACGCCCACCCCGCACCGGCACATCCCGGCGTGGAATCCGCAAAGGCCCTATCGCGTTCCGCGAAATACCAAAGTAGTGTTAGGGTCTGTGAACAGGCTCGGCTTTCCAAGTTGGCGTGTGTCAGCAAGAGCGTGACACACGCTTGGCCGCGATCCTCGACCGCGTCCGATCAGGGCGTCGCCTGAACCCCTCCCAGCCCGGCGGGGTCGGCGGCGCGCCTCACCAGGCCGTGTAGCCGCCGTCCGCGGCGAGCACCGACCCGGTCACGAAGCTCGAAGCCCCGGAGCAGAGGAACACGACGATGGAGGCGACCTCGTCCACCTGCCCCACGCGGCCGAGCGGCGTGTTGGCGAGCCACGTCGCGGTCATGGCGGGGTCCTGGTCCATCGCGTAGGCGGTCAGCGGGGTCTGCACGAAGCCGGGCGCGATGGCCTTGACCCGGACGCCCTTCGGCGCCCATTCGGTGGCGAGCGTGCGGGTGAGGTGGTGCACACCCGCCTTCGACACGTTGTAGTGGGCGTTGTTCTGGGGGCGGACGACGACGTCGCCCGACATGGACCCGATGTTCACGATCGAGCCGCCCCGCCCGTCGGCGATCATGTGCCGCCCGAACGCGCGGCAGCACCAGAAGGTGCCGTTCAGGTTGACGTCGAGGACCTCGCGCCACTCCGCGTCCGTGATGTCCACGGCGTCGGAGCGGCGCCCGATGCCGGCGCTGTTGACGAGGAGGTCCACGCGTCCGAGCCGCCCGTTGAGCGACGTGGCCATGCGCTCGACCGCCTCCGGGTCCGTCACGTCCAGGCGGTCGAACACGAAGTCGCCGCCCCCGGCCTCCGCGGCCGTCTTCTCGAGGTTGGCCGGGCTCGCGTCGAGCACGGCCACGCGCGCGCCGGCCGCCGCCAGCGCCTTGGCGCAGCCCCAGCCGATCCCGCTCGCGCCGCCCGTCACCACGGCGGTCCGCCCGTCCAGGCGTGCTGTCTTCGGATCCATTGCACCTCTCCGTTCAGATCACGCGCGCGGCCTGCGCCGCGGCGTCGGTCAGGCGCCGCTCGGGCGCCCCTCGGGCATCTCGTCGGGCGCCGCGGCGGTCGGCGGCCGCGAGCGCTCGGCGAGCACGCGCCTCGCGCCGTGCAGGGCGCTCAGCCAGCCGTGCTCGGACCAGCGCACGTCCAGTCGCCGCCCCGTCTCCGCTGCGGGCGCGTGGGCGTCGATCAGGGCGAGCAGGCGGTCCCGCGGATAGCCGTCCATGTCGAGCACGCCGCCGCCGAGCACGACGGTGGCCGGGGAGAACAGGGCCACCGCGGTCGCGACCGCGAAAGCCTGGTCGCGCACGAAATCGGCCAGCTCCGCCGCCAACGCGCCCGTCCGCCCGGTGGCCGAGAACACGTCGGCGACCTCGATGCCGTGGCGGGCCGCCAGATCCCGGAGGACCCGGCCCGAGCAATAGGCCTCGATGGCGTCCGTGCGCAGGCCTTCGAGCCTGCGGCCCTCGCCGCGGAACGGCATGTGGCCGATCTCGAGGGCCCACCCCCCGCCGCGGAAGGGCGCGCCGCCCGACACGTAGGCGGCCCCGATGCCGGTCCCGAAGAAGATCCCGAGCACGTGGTCCGCGCCGCGGGCGCAGCCCGCCGCGATCTCGCCGGCCAGGGCCAGCACAGCGTCGCGCTCCAGGTAGACCGGGCAGCCGACGGCGGAGCCGAGCTCGCTCGCCAGGGCCCGCCCGTTCAGGCTCGGGACGTTGGCCGCGGAAAGGACGCGGTCGAAGTCGGCGTCGACGAAGCCCGGCACGGTCGCGACGATGGCCGAGGGTGTGAGGCCCGTGTCGCCCGCCGCGGCGGACACGAAGCCGGCCAGGACGGCGACGGGGTCGCCCGCCCGCAGGCGCTCGGTCGCGAAGAGCCGGCCGTAGAGGTGCGGCCCCGACGCGTCGACGAAGCCGAACTTGACGTTCGTGCCCCCGATGTCGATCACCATGATGGGCCCGTCGCCGGGCGGGGGGGGGGCGGGGGCGGCCATCGTCAGGCCGCCTGCCCGCGGAGGAAATCGGCCAGGGCCGCCCGGAACTCCGCCACGTACCGCTCCCGGTCGACGGTCTTCGAGGTCACCACGCGCAGCTCGGCGTCCGGGATCAGCCCGGCGAGCGTGCGGGCGGCCGCGAGCGGATGCACGTAGTCCTGGTCGTTGGCGATGACCCGCGCGGGCAGATCGAGCCGCCCGATCGCGTCGCGCGGCACGCCGGGCCCCTGGAGCGGGATGCGGTCGAGGAGCGCGATCGTGGTGTCGGGCCGGGGCCGGTCGAAGAACCACCTCATCGAGGCGGCGTTGTCGGGCGAGGCCTCCGCCACCGCGCGGTATCGCGGCAGGTCCAGAAGGCGCCGGCGGCCCTCGTCGGGTCCGTGATCGCGCAGCAGCGCGGCCACGTCGCGGTAGATCGCGAGCCGCTCCGGGCCGTCCTCGTCGACCCAGGCGGGACGCGCCAGGACGAGGCCGGCGACGCGGGCCGGGTGGAGCGCGGCCAGGCGGAGCGCGATGGCGGCGCCGAGCGAGATGCCGCCCACCACGGCTCCGTCGATGCCGAGGTGGTCGAGGAGGGCGAGCGCGTCGTCGGCGAAGCGCGCGATCGACAGGCCGGCCTCGTCGCCGAGGTCGGACCGGCCGTGCCCGCGGCACTCCAGCGTGATGCGCCGCACGCCGGGCAGGTCGGGGAACACCTCGGCCGGCTGGGCGCGGTCGGCGCCGAGCCCGTGCTGCCACAGGACGGGCAACCCCTCGCCCTGGACGTCGTAGGCGAGGCGGCAGCCGTCGGGAGCCCTGAAGTCGCCGCCCGTCATGCCGATCCGGCCCCGATCAGCCGTGCGAGCTCCGCCGCGACGCCCGGCGCCTCGTGCTCGGCGAAGTTGTGGCCGACCAGCGGGCCGTCGTAGCCGGCCCGGCGCACGGCCGCGACGAAGCCGGGCAGGTCGACCGCGCCCCGGCCGGCGGGCACCACGCGACCCTCCGCGTCGACATCCTTGGCGTGCACGAGGAGGAGATGCGGGCCGAGCAGCACGCAGGCCCGCGCCACGATGGCGGCCTGCCGCGGCAGGGCCTCGGGGGGGAGCAGGTTGGCGGCGTCGAGGACGATGCCGAGGCGCTCGCCGCCGACCTCGTCGAGCAGCCTGCGGGCCACCGCGGCGTCGGACACCACGTTGCCCGGCTCCGGCTCCACCCCGAGGTGAAGGCCCGCGCGGCCGGCGAGGTCGAGCGCGACGTCGAGCTCGCCGCGCACGGCGGACCACGCCTCCGGGGTGCCGTTCTCCGGATGGCCCCGCCACATGTCGGCGGGGTCGCGCGATCCGGTGCACAGCGTCACCAGCGGCACGCCCATGTCGGCGGCGGCCCGGACCACGTTGGCGAAGCCGACCCGGTCCGCGGCGCGGCGGTCCGGGTCGGGATGCGCCATGTTGTACGTGCCGGACAGGGCGCAGAGGTCCACGCCCGCCGCGTCGGCCTCACGGCGGATCCGCTCCGGCAGCCCGGCGGGGAGGTCAGCGGGCAGCGGGGACAGGCCGGCGCAGGACAGGTTGAACTGCACGGCCGCGAAGCCGTCGCCGCGGATGCGGCCGAACAGCTCCGGAAGGTCGCGGTGCGCGTAGGTCCGCGCGAAGATCCCGGGGACCATCAAACCTCTCCCCCGGCCGTCTCGACATCCACCGGCCGGCCGCT is drawn from Lichenibacterium dinghuense and contains these coding sequences:
- a CDS encoding IS110 family transposase codes for the protein MTYYAGLDVSLEETAICVVDDAGRIVKELRAASAPGPLVAALQGLKLPIERIGLEACSLTAWLHEGLRAAGLAAVCIETRQANAAMKTMPNKTDRNDARALAQIMRTGWFRQVHVKSQQCRLWRSLLVARRTVLNEMRSIENVVRAMLREAGLKVGTPSRAAFDKRVRELCSDDTALLAMVEPLLTVLSTMIQQLARLTKQVLKIVREEKICRRLMSAPGVGPITALAFRATIDRPDRFGHSRDVGAHLGLTPSRYQSGETDIQGKISRCGDELARTALYEAANALLVRSQKWSSLRAWGMTIAKHRGMARARVAVARKLAVVLHRMWSDGTDFRFGTGPTTAPATVVA
- a CDS encoding mannitol dehydrogenase family protein, with translation MRTLSGRTLDSLPEHVAVPRYDRSALRAGIVHIGVGNFHRTHLALYVDDCLASPDQEAWGIVGVGLLDGPAARAKAAAFRRQDGLYTVTEFTPDGEGRTRVIGAMIDYLHAPADPEAVLARLAHRDTRIVSLTITEGGYNIDEATGAFSLDDPDVARDLAGGPPKSCFGIVVEALARRRAAGLGGFTVCSCDNLRGNGDTARKAFTAFARARDPGLADWIDAEVDFPNSMVDRIAPQSLTQKPTIARVAGCRTGWQRG
- a CDS encoding alpha/beta fold hydrolase, with protein sequence MTGGDFRAPDGCRLAYDVQGEGLPVLWQHGLGADRAQPAEVFPDLPGVRRITLECRGHGRSDLGDEAGLSIARFADDALALLDHLGIDGAVVGGISLGAAIALRLAALHPARVAGLVLARPAWVDEDGPERLAIYRDVAALLRDHGPDEGRRRLLDLPRYRAVAEASPDNAASMRWFFDRPRPDTTIALLDRIPLQGPGVPRDAIGRLDLPARVIANDQDYVHPLAAARTLAGLIPDAELRVVTSKTVDRERYVAEFRAALADFLRGQAA
- a CDS encoding IS701 family transposase; amino-acid sequence: MGDGGNWRADLDCWLEPFLAELNHAARRTMCPHYIAGLIGLGERKSMQPMAARQDGLSYDRLQHFISVGRWDDAPLARTLLAEADRMVGGRDAVLVIDDTSLPKKGRHSVGVAPQYLSTQGKTGNCQAMVSLTLARREVPVLLGLRLFLPTTWTDDATRMARAGVPEAARAPRTKPEIALGEVDRVRAAGVRFGLVLADAGYGCSATFRAGLSARGLAWAVGVPSNVKVYPADVKLLPAEPKPGRPSDFLLPDTASEPAEAVLGRARWCSVTWRSGTKGRLKARFAAARVRVADGPTRRIGGKANQHLPGDEEVWLVGEHRASGERKFYLSNLPPKASLRRLASAIKARWVCEQAHQQVKEELGLDHFEGRSWTGLHRHALMTMLAYAFLQHRRLARAGRGKKAEGGPATASADPSGRTPGHAGQPGPAPHAMPALRSAPQPRIIELNVPK
- a CDS encoding SDR family NAD(P)-dependent oxidoreductase, which codes for MDPKTARLDGRTAVVTGGASGIGWGCAKALAAAGARVAVLDASPANLEKTAAEAGGGDFVFDRLDVTDPEAVERMATSLNGRLGRVDLLVNSAGIGRRSDAVDITDAEWREVLDVNLNGTFWCCRAFGRHMIADGRGGSIVNIGSMSGDVVVRPQNNAHYNVSKAGVHHLTRTLATEWAPKGVRVKAIAPGFVQTPLTAYAMDQDPAMTATWLANTPLGRVGQVDEVASIVVFLCSGASSFVTGSVLAADGGYTAW
- a CDS encoding ROK family protein — protein: MVIDIGGTNVKFGFVDASGPHLYGRLFATERLRAGDPVAVLAGFVSAAAGDTGLTPSAIVATVPGFVDADFDRVLSAANVPSLNGRALASELGSAVGCPVYLERDAVLALAGEIAAGCARGADHVLGIFFGTGIGAAYVSGGAPFRGGGWALEIGHMPFRGEGRRLEGLRTDAIEAYCSGRVLRDLAARHGIEVADVFSATGRTGALAAELADFVRDQAFAVATAVALFSPATVVLGGGVLDMDGYPRDRLLALIDAHAPAAETGRRLDVRWSEHGWLSALHGARRVLAERSRPPTAAAPDEMPEGRPSGA
- a CDS encoding sugar phosphate isomerase/epimerase family protein encodes the protein MVPGIFARTYAHRDLPELFGRIRGDGFAAVQFNLSCAGLSPLPADLPAGLPERIRREADAAGVDLCALSGTYNMAHPDPDRRAADRVGFANVVRAAADMGVPLVTLCTGSRDPADMWRGHPENGTPEAWSAVRGELDVALDLAGRAGLHLGVEPEPGNVVSDAAVARRLLDEVGGERLGIVLDAANLLPPEALPRQAAIVARACVLLGPHLLLVHAKDVDAEGRVVPAGRGAVDLPGFVAAVRRAGYDGPLVGHNFAEHEAPGVAAELARLIGAGSA
- a CDS encoding ABC transporter substrate-binding protein yields the protein MNALSSTVAAALLFVAMTGPGGAETLTIATVNNGDMIRMQRLSSDFTAKNPDIQLRWVTLEENVLRQRLTTDIATKGGQFDIMTIGTYEAPIWAKLGWILPLDKLGADYDAGDLLPAIREAVSHDGKLYAAPFYGESSLLMYRKDLFEKAGIAMPASPTWEFIADAARKLTDRGADVYGACMRGKPGWGENMASVTSLANSFGARWFDDQWKPQFDKPAWKQTVTFYADLMKDAGPAGATSNGFNENLALFQQGHCATWVDASVAASFLSDPKQSKVADKVGFAVAPTGPDGTDHGNWLWAWNLAVPSSSKKVDAAEKFISWATSKSYTDLVASQDGWANVPPGTRTSLHQNPKYLAAAPFARMTLDAMNSASIGKPKTPYQFWQYVIIPQYQAIGTNVGQIFASAIAGQTSVDDALAQAQQSTQRDMEKAGYYK
- a CDS encoding IS5 family transposase, with protein sequence MWTAEARDRYKDDGRRYPSDLTDSEWATLAPMMGVYRTLTADLREIVNACLYLEKAGCPWRFLPREFGPWQTVRSWHDRFRADGVWADIAAVLTRAERARRGRDPEPATAIMDSQSVASGPQAGERGVDGNKKVKGIKRHVLTCSLGFVLATSVTAANVHDTAAAAELLDRAAAEGWTPRRVKVDGIYSGARMAQAAAPHGIEVQVSTRERDVKGFKPLPVRWRIEGTFGTLTNRYHRLTRNLEQSTTAAEDAVSIANCHRLIRAYNS